One window from the genome of Nitrospiraceae bacterium encodes:
- the rsmA gene encoding ribosomal RNA small subunit methyltransferase A: MAPLPPYPRKRLGQHFLIDQNLLRKIIHLADLQPDDYVCEIGPGGGALTRLLCQSAKQVLALEVDPRMVVFLKEEFAEYSNLDIQEHDALRFSFDQLPEPAVVVANLPYNISTPIMFRLLEARPRIRRMVLTVQLEVAKRLTARPNTKDYGVLSVMAQRLADVRFGFPVSRKCFRPVPDVDSGVVRLDISVHQTYSTQEAEAFALVVRAAFAQRRKTLLNALRGAGFSLTCLESAQERTGIPLTRRAETLSVGEFQQLSEALNDPMLPSAS, encoded by the coding sequence ATGGCACCCCTCCCTCCTTATCCGCGCAAACGGCTCGGTCAGCATTTCCTTATTGACCAAAATTTGCTCCGAAAAATTATTCATCTGGCGGACCTCCAGCCTGATGATTATGTCTGTGAAATTGGACCGGGTGGCGGGGCGTTGACCAGATTGTTGTGCCAATCGGCGAAGCAGGTGTTAGCCTTGGAAGTCGATCCTCGGATGGTAGTTTTTTTGAAGGAAGAATTTGCTGAGTATTCGAACCTTGATATTCAGGAGCATGATGCGCTTCGCTTTTCCTTTGATCAACTCCCAGAACCTGCCGTGGTGGTAGCTAATCTGCCCTATAACATTTCAACCCCCATCATGTTTCGGTTGTTAGAAGCCCGGCCCAGGATCCGTCGAATGGTCTTAACCGTACAACTGGAAGTTGCCAAGCGGTTAACCGCCCGGCCCAATACTAAAGATTATGGAGTGCTATCCGTCATGGCGCAACGCCTGGCTGATGTCCGTTTCGGTTTCCCGGTGTCTCGGAAATGCTTTCGCCCCGTTCCTGATGTCGATTCGGGAGTGGTACGATTGGATATTTCTGTTCATCAGACTTATTCTACTCAAGAAGCAGAGGCATTTGCTTTAGTGGTGCGGGCAGCATTTGCGCAACGCCGAAAAACTCTTCTCAACGCACTACGAGGAGCAGGTTTTTCTTTGACCTGCCTAGAAAGTGCTCAAGAGCGCACAGGCATCCCATTAACTAGGCGAGCAGAAACGCTTTCAGTGGGGGAGTTTCAGCAATTAAGTGAAGCTCTCAATGACCCAATGCTGCCCTCCGCTTCGTAA
- the thrH gene encoding bifunctional phosphoserine phosphatase/homoserine phosphotransferase ThrH has translation MAQPVVTCLDMEGVLFPEIWLALADKVGIQELRLTTRDVADYDVLMKKRLEVLKVHRITLRDIQEVASTISPLPGVPDFIGWLRERCQIIILSDTYYEFVGPLMKKLEFPTIFCHTLGVDSHGFITDYFLRQHDQKRHAVSALKGIGFRVLAGGDSYNDVSMLKEADAGFFFCPPDSIVQEFPQFPVARSYAEFQEHIGRAGGFPS, from the coding sequence ATGGCGCAGCCGGTTGTTACCTGTTTGGATATGGAAGGGGTGTTATTTCCTGAGATCTGGCTAGCTTTGGCGGATAAAGTTGGTATCCAAGAGCTACGTCTGACCACCAGGGACGTTGCGGACTATGATGTCTTAATGAAAAAACGACTGGAAGTCCTGAAAGTGCATCGGATTACTCTTCGGGATATTCAGGAGGTTGCCAGTACGATTTCTCCCCTCCCTGGTGTTCCTGATTTTATCGGGTGGCTGCGTGAACGATGTCAAATCATTATATTGTCGGACACGTATTATGAGTTTGTCGGACCACTTATGAAGAAGCTCGAATTCCCTACGATTTTTTGCCATACCTTGGGAGTTGATTCCCATGGGTTTATCACGGATTATTTCTTACGCCAACATGATCAAAAGCGACATGCTGTCAGTGCGTTAAAAGGGATCGGTTTCAGAGTGTTGGCGGGAGGAGACTCCTATAATGATGTTTCAATGTTAAAGGAGGCCGACGCCGGATTTTTTTTCTGTCCACCTGATTCGATTGTCCAGGAATTTCCCCAATTCCCGGTAGCTCGCTCGTATGCAGAATTCCAGGAACACATTGGTCGGGCAGGCGGCTTCCCTTCCTGA
- a CDS encoding 2-oxoglutarate:ferredoxin oxidoreductase — MELTKELEEAIVAPGPQGFHPPSAAELGVLTPEVGFGLKFGHVVAEELAMEAMARAMLTRKNATIFPGPMVLWNWNDHAAEKAKAVLELAAQLPDVLVIPMPDYRPKYPKVEPEEVINPNHPNLTIWGNKIEACIFIGVHCHYANLTLKMIRAGTNCWTSAICAEQGHEDAMFTVRDSDAAKIRRVAAVFKRVREEMGIKLPENGNNVRFTGLQSKVHGGKTHTNPLDFSIESPVDGNAAAFGHKAEHMQKEA; from the coding sequence GTGGAATTAACGAAAGAGCTAGAAGAAGCAATCGTGGCACCAGGGCCACAAGGTTTTCATCCACCATCGGCTGCGGAGCTTGGTGTACTGACGCCTGAAGTCGGATTTGGTTTGAAATTTGGCCATGTAGTTGCGGAAGAGCTGGCAATGGAAGCCATGGCGCGTGCAATGTTGACTCGAAAGAATGCAACCATTTTCCCTGGTCCGATGGTGTTATGGAATTGGAATGATCATGCAGCGGAAAAGGCTAAGGCTGTATTAGAGCTTGCAGCTCAATTACCCGATGTGCTCGTCATCCCAATGCCGGATTATCGCCCCAAGTACCCGAAGGTTGAACCGGAGGAAGTGATCAACCCGAATCATCCCAATTTGACAATATGGGGGAATAAGATTGAAGCCTGTATTTTTATCGGGGTCCATTGTCACTACGCTAATCTGACACTCAAAATGATTCGCGCTGGAACCAATTGTTGGACATCTGCAATTTGTGCGGAACAAGGGCATGAGGATGCCATGTTCACGGTTCGAGATTCTGATGCTGCAAAGATCCGTCGGGTTGCGGCAGTGTTTAAGAGGGTCCGAGAAGAAATGGGGATAAAATTACCAGAAAATGGCAATAATGTTCGTTTTACTGGACTACAGTCAAAGGTCCATGGTGGCAAAACACACACCAATCCCCTGGATTTTAGTATTGAAAGCCCGGTTGATGGAAATGCGGCAGCGTTTGGTCATAAAGCAGAACATATGCAAAAGGAAGCATGA
- a CDS encoding HAD-IA family hydrolase: MTTWRAEVLFFDFDGTLIDSKIDIATSVNLTLRDLGLALRTREEIFSFVGDGVKRLLRLSVGEENLDQYEKALEIFRKHYLEHCVETTRFYPGIWEVLHHYQDRRKAIVTNKSLEYTLSIVDGLHAQDLFHHVEAPRDTMELKPEPVMLLRALEGLGVDPSETVMIGDSTNDVRAAQAAGIRACAVGYGYGNREKVAALRPDFYCENPKDLLGLF, translated from the coding sequence ATGACTACATGGCGTGCGGAAGTGCTGTTTTTTGATTTTGACGGAACTTTGATCGATTCGAAAATAGATATTGCCACCTCGGTAAACCTGACGCTGAGGGATTTGGGATTGGCCTTACGAACACGGGAGGAAATCTTTAGCTTTGTGGGTGATGGAGTGAAGCGGCTATTGCGGTTATCGGTGGGGGAAGAAAACCTTGATCAATATGAAAAAGCCTTGGAGATTTTTCGAAAACATTATTTAGAGCATTGCGTGGAAACCACACGGTTTTATCCCGGGATTTGGGAAGTGCTTCATCATTATCAGGACCGAAGAAAAGCTATTGTGACTAATAAATCCTTAGAGTATACGCTTTCAATTGTGGATGGGTTACATGCACAGGATCTCTTTCATCATGTCGAAGCTCCTCGGGATACGATGGAATTGAAGCCCGAGCCTGTGATGTTGTTGCGGGCACTTGAGGGATTGGGCGTCGATCCCTCTGAGACGGTGATGATTGGGGATAGTACGAATGATGTTCGAGCAGCCCAGGCGGCGGGCATTCGAGCTTGTGCCGTGGGGTATGGGTATGGGAATCGAGAAAAAGTCGCAGCATTACGGCCTGACTTTTATTGTGAAAATCCGAAAGATCTTCTTGGGCTGTTTTAA
- a CDS encoding DNA translocase FtsK 4TM domain-containing protein — MSVFPSSKSKPTKDQPKGFSVLTTQVVGILVATLGILGLLSLATFSPSDPILFAEQPSSNSIPENAVGLIGATLAFSLLTMAGGGAYVVPCLLIVLGLSVLWGEKLRITSGSLLGSLLGVLSFSALLHLRFSAGPQVSEMDVLGVSQGGVMGQWVAAGLGSYLAVTGATIILAALLLIAFLLLVPVSIGQIVRTLLNFMGRLKNTVVESVRERDWWVSDSQPKMNKSIRINRQLAARGGIGALVLETLEPKSKSSKMKRDDLPATIEIASTLPFIEEVDDSFISRTKISKSYQMPSPTDLLDTHAARAAHQTDAVLKSQSEVLVNTLASFGIEGGVTDVHPGPVITMYEFAPGPGIKVARIVNLADDLAMALKALKVRVVAPLPGKSTVGIEVPNPQRETVGLKEMLTSETFTRARSKLALALGKDIFGRPVVTDLRTMPHLLVAGATGSGKSVGLNCLLLNILFTAHPDEVKLLLIDPKVLELQVYDGIPHLIRPVITNPKEAARGLGWVVQEMERRYQVLAELGVRNIDAYNKKVTDSQKTGSPLQTVKKLSKGQSMNVEEGAPLLESSHEERVLLPYIVVVIDEFADLIMVAPKDIEDRIARLAQMARASGIHLVLATQRPSVDVVTGLIKANFPARIAYQVSSKIDSRTILDANGAESLLGKGDMLFLSSGTGGINRLHGPYVSDEEVRGVVEWVKSQATPVYDPMALESVQEPSVDEQDRDETYERARELVMTTGQASASFIQRRLRVGYPRAARMIEQMEEEGLVSAPGRDGRREVLARSTAIAEIG, encoded by the coding sequence ATGAGTGTCTTCCCTAGTTCAAAGAGCAAGCCAACTAAAGACCAACCTAAGGGATTTTCTGTCTTAACCACACAAGTTGTAGGAATTTTAGTCGCGACTTTGGGCATTCTGGGGCTGCTCAGCCTAGCCACATTTTCTCCTTCCGACCCGATCCTTTTTGCCGAGCAACCTTCCTCAAATTCAATTCCCGAAAATGCTGTAGGTCTGATTGGGGCTACTCTCGCGTTTTCCCTCCTTACTATGGCGGGAGGGGGGGCTTATGTGGTGCCCTGCTTGCTCATCGTGTTGGGTTTAAGCGTCCTATGGGGCGAAAAACTTCGTATAACGTCAGGCAGTCTTCTGGGATCGCTGCTTGGTGTTCTATCTTTCAGCGCACTGCTACATCTTCGGTTTTCAGCCGGGCCTCAAGTATCTGAGATGGATGTCTTAGGGGTAAGCCAGGGTGGAGTCATGGGGCAGTGGGTAGCGGCCGGACTCGGGTCCTATCTGGCGGTCACCGGTGCCACGATCATATTGGCGGCCCTGTTACTGATTGCCTTTCTTTTGCTTGTGCCGGTATCGATTGGGCAAATTGTCCGAACTCTCTTGAATTTTATGGGGCGCCTCAAAAATACCGTGGTGGAATCGGTGAGAGAACGAGACTGGTGGGTCTCGGACTCCCAACCAAAAATGAATAAATCAATTCGAATTAATCGTCAATTGGCTGCACGTGGTGGTATTGGTGCGCTGGTATTGGAAACTTTGGAGCCCAAGTCTAAATCATCCAAGATGAAAAGAGATGATTTGCCAGCCACAATTGAGATAGCCTCTACTCTTCCATTTATTGAGGAAGTCGACGACAGCTTTATCTCTCGCACGAAAATTTCCAAGTCCTATCAAATGCCTTCCCCCACCGACCTGCTGGATACCCATGCTGCGCGGGCGGCTCATCAGACTGATGCGGTGTTGAAATCTCAGTCCGAAGTTCTTGTGAACACCTTGGCAAGTTTTGGGATTGAGGGGGGCGTCACGGATGTGCATCCCGGACCGGTGATTACCATGTATGAGTTTGCTCCCGGTCCCGGCATTAAGGTCGCCCGTATTGTGAATTTGGCTGATGACCTGGCCATGGCCCTAAAAGCATTAAAAGTTCGAGTAGTGGCTCCTCTCCCAGGGAAATCCACCGTAGGTATTGAAGTGCCCAATCCTCAGCGGGAAACGGTTGGATTGAAAGAGATGTTGACATCAGAAACCTTCACGCGGGCCCGCTCAAAGCTGGCATTGGCCTTAGGGAAAGATATCTTTGGGCGACCGGTTGTGACGGATCTCCGTACCATGCCCCATTTGTTGGTAGCGGGCGCTACGGGGTCCGGGAAGAGTGTGGGGTTGAATTGCTTGTTATTGAATATCCTTTTTACCGCCCATCCCGATGAAGTAAAACTCCTGTTAATTGATCCCAAAGTGTTGGAATTGCAGGTGTACGATGGGATTCCCCACCTCATTCGCCCGGTCATCACAAATCCCAAGGAGGCTGCTCGTGGGCTTGGGTGGGTCGTACAAGAAATGGAGCGTCGTTACCAGGTGTTAGCGGAATTGGGGGTTCGAAATATTGATGCTTATAATAAAAAGGTTACCGATTCTCAAAAGACCGGTTCTCCACTTCAGACTGTGAAGAAGCTGAGCAAAGGCCAATCGATGAATGTGGAGGAAGGGGCACCCCTGTTGGAGTCTTCACATGAAGAGCGGGTTCTGTTGCCCTACATTGTTGTGGTCATTGATGAGTTTGCCGATCTAATTATGGTGGCTCCTAAGGATATTGAAGATCGCATAGCCCGACTTGCTCAGATGGCCCGTGCATCAGGCATTCATCTTGTTTTGGCGACTCAAAGACCATCAGTTGACGTCGTGACCGGATTGATCAAGGCTAATTTTCCTGCACGTATCGCTTATCAGGTTTCTTCCAAAATTGATTCCCGGACCATTTTAGATGCAAATGGAGCAGAAAGTCTTTTGGGAAAAGGTGATATGCTGTTTTTGTCCTCGGGCACCGGTGGAATAAACCGACTGCACGGTCCTTATGTCTCGGATGAGGAAGTGCGGGGGGTAGTGGAATGGGTGAAATCTCAAGCCACTCCCGTCTATGACCCTATGGCCTTAGAGTCCGTTCAAGAACCCTCGGTGGATGAGCAGGATCGCGATGAGACCTATGAGCGAGCAAGAGAATTGGTAATGACCACAGGGCAAGCCTCGGCCTCGTTTATCCAGCGTCGCTTGCGTGTGGGGTATCCCCGAGCAGCCCGGATGATTGAGCAAATGGAGGAGGAAGGTCTGGTGAGCGCTCCAGGGCGTGATGGGAGACGAGAGGTCCTCGCTCGAAGTACGGCTATCGCGGAGATAGGATGA
- a CDS encoding M23 family metallopeptidase — translation MIVGFVLLLVQGGVITHYVYQWSQLSELGEIKQELTTSRARTSNFSTEVDGMKKRMLVLETLNRKLQTMFGLEADEIQGLPSGLPGQGGEELPYEEMPYDGLQEEGSSELKSSIEKTGISPEVSGSKSTMDRKISEIKAGLEWLNQQTELESQILEELSAAAQQKADQWASIPSIWPVKGALTSKFGPRVSPFTGKKALHAGIDIGAPTGTEVRSPAAGKVVVAAYDGRMGKFIRIDHGYGIETTYGHLSKIHVKYGDKVRRGDLVGLVGSTGKFSTGPHLHYQVAVNDRVVDPVHYILD, via the coding sequence ATGATTGTGGGGTTTGTGTTGCTGCTCGTTCAGGGTGGGGTTATTACGCATTATGTTTACCAGTGGAGCCAACTGAGTGAGTTAGGAGAAATAAAACAAGAATTAACGACCTCGCGTGCTCGAACCAGCAATTTTTCAACAGAAGTAGATGGAATGAAAAAGCGGATGTTGGTGTTGGAGACCCTCAATCGTAAGCTACAAACCATGTTTGGTCTTGAGGCGGATGAGATTCAGGGGTTGCCTTCTGGTCTGCCTGGTCAGGGAGGAGAGGAATTGCCTTATGAGGAGATGCCATACGATGGGTTACAGGAAGAGGGCTCCTCGGAGTTAAAGTCTTCAATTGAAAAAACCGGGATATCCCCAGAGGTCTCTGGTTCAAAATCAACCATGGATCGAAAAATAAGCGAGATTAAGGCTGGGCTAGAGTGGCTAAACCAACAAACTGAATTGGAAAGCCAAATTTTGGAAGAGCTTTCAGCCGCCGCTCAGCAAAAAGCTGATCAATGGGCCTCCATCCCTTCCATCTGGCCGGTAAAAGGTGCTTTAACCTCAAAGTTTGGTCCACGGGTCTCCCCCTTTACAGGTAAAAAAGCTTTGCATGCAGGTATTGATATCGGTGCTCCTACTGGTACAGAAGTTCGTTCTCCTGCGGCAGGGAAAGTTGTTGTCGCCGCATATGATGGTCGGATGGGGAAATTTATTCGCATCGATCACGGATATGGCATTGAGACGACCTACGGGCATTTGTCAAAAATCCATGTGAAGTATGGTGACAAGGTTCGTAGAGGTGATCTTGTCGGGCTTGTGGGGAGCACGGGGAAGTTTTCAACTGGACCCCATCTTCACTATCAAGTGGCTGTGAACGATAGAGTTGTAGATCCTGTTCATTACATTTTGGATTAG
- a CDS encoding ferredoxin oxidoreductase has translation MSLDYVKFTPGFGKFMPKEYRDMVEHGPFGKKTSVSQVGTFKEILEEHPMCAGCAMTLFIRLAIIAFPNPEDTITVGTAGCGRLAISQAAIPFVYGNYGDQNGVASGLSRGLRLRFGDRPKDVVVMAGDGGMADIGFAQTLHSWFRKEKFTTIMLDNEVYGNTGGQESGMTNKGQVLKMAPLGKKFEKMDMLGMAKVAGCAYVATVVPNNPRRVESVIKKAVLIAREVGPTYIQAYTSCNIEYAIPTDKVMEDAKDVENDRYAFSEYLTDEAKQYLGELYGYKEYLPKPAAAVTKG, from the coding sequence ATGAGTCTCGATTATGTAAAATTCACGCCAGGTTTCGGAAAATTTATGCCCAAAGAATATAGGGATATGGTCGAGCATGGTCCATTTGGTAAGAAAACATCTGTTTCGCAAGTGGGAACGTTTAAAGAAATCTTAGAGGAACATCCTATGTGTGCGGGATGTGCGATGACCTTATTTATCCGTTTGGCTATTATTGCATTCCCTAATCCAGAAGACACGATTACAGTTGGTACTGCAGGATGCGGGCGTCTAGCCATTTCTCAGGCAGCTATCCCATTTGTTTATGGAAATTACGGCGATCAAAATGGGGTTGCAAGTGGGTTGTCACGTGGACTTCGCTTGAGGTTTGGAGATCGCCCCAAAGATGTTGTAGTGATGGCGGGAGATGGGGGAATGGCAGACATCGGCTTTGCTCAAACTTTACATTCGTGGTTTCGAAAAGAAAAATTTACGACCATCATGTTGGATAACGAAGTATATGGGAATACTGGCGGTCAAGAAAGTGGTATGACCAACAAGGGCCAGGTTTTAAAGATGGCACCCTTAGGGAAAAAATTTGAAAAGATGGATATGTTAGGAATGGCCAAGGTTGCAGGGTGTGCGTATGTGGCAACAGTGGTTCCCAACAACCCTAGAAGAGTAGAAAGTGTCATAAAGAAGGCCGTTTTGATTGCGCGAGAAGTAGGCCCAACATATATCCAAGCCTATACCTCATGTAATATTGAATATGCGATTCCAACAGATAAAGTGATGGAAGATGCCAAAGATGTCGAGAATGATCGTTATGCATTTTCTGAATATCTTACAGACGAAGCCAAGCAGTATTTAGGGGAATTGTATGGGTACAAAGAATATCTCCCGAAGCCTGCAGCTGCAGTAACAAAAGGGTAG
- a CDS encoding outer membrane lipoprotein carrier protein LolA → MMLLLFLRGAIFLGIACFMMPVFDASAASVSVTQEIVKKVDARYAQTKDLQADFVQETILEGFTTGFTSSGRLYLKKPGLLRWDYLHPSEEQIYVNGDQVMMYVPEHQQVVKGVLTQMAASKGPLALLQGAGNLSQQFTILESADGSKDNEKFPSLTLVPKPVDQTPPTIKKIVLKLFPDTYFIQGITLFEVSGNISHVMFDHIQANTGLPSSQLTFDVPPDVVVVELP, encoded by the coding sequence ATGATGTTACTGCTGTTCCTGCGAGGGGCCATCTTTCTAGGCATTGCTTGCTTTATGATGCCTGTATTCGACGCCTCGGCTGCATCGGTATCCGTTACGCAGGAAATTGTTAAGAAAGTCGATGCTCGTTATGCTCAGACCAAAGATTTGCAAGCTGACTTTGTTCAGGAAACCATTCTTGAGGGGTTTACGACGGGGTTTACGTCTTCAGGGCGGCTCTATTTAAAAAAACCTGGATTGCTTCGATGGGATTATCTTCACCCATCGGAAGAGCAGATTTATGTGAATGGTGATCAGGTGATGATGTATGTCCCTGAGCATCAGCAGGTGGTCAAAGGGGTCCTTACGCAAATGGCTGCGTCCAAGGGGCCCCTAGCTCTTCTTCAGGGGGCAGGAAATCTCTCTCAGCAATTTACGATTCTGGAATCCGCAGATGGCTCGAAGGATAATGAAAAGTTCCCAAGTCTCACCCTGGTCCCTAAGCCTGTCGACCAAACCCCACCAACTATCAAGAAGATTGTGCTCAAACTCTTTCCTGATACGTATTTTATTCAGGGTATTACCTTGTTTGAGGTGAGCGGGAATATCTCCCACGTGATGTTTGACCATATTCAGGCGAATACGGGCCTTCCGTCCAGTCAGCTGACTTTCGATGTCCCGCCGGATGTGGTGGTGGTCGAATTACCCTGA
- a CDS encoding pyruvate ferredoxin oxidoreductase codes for MYLVANIDINICAATSCKLCTQYCPEANTIQYDTEAGKDRGLKYGSAYVAVDRCKGCAQCVWVCDNMAKHHAIKMEMIDQIGDAALTENISYVEKNTKAVLANPLRG; via the coding sequence ATGTATCTTGTTGCAAATATAGATATAAACATATGCGCGGCAACCAGCTGTAAATTGTGCACACAGTACTGTCCGGAAGCCAATACGATTCAATATGATACGGAAGCGGGGAAGGACAGGGGCTTAAAGTATGGATCGGCCTATGTCGCCGTCGATCGTTGTAAGGGTTGTGCGCAATGCGTATGGGTGTGTGACAATATGGCGAAGCATCATGCCATTAAAATGGAAATGATCGATCAAATCGGGGATGCCGCACTCACTGAAAATATTTCTTATGTGGAAAAAAATACCAAAGCGGTCCTTGCCAACCCGCTAAGGGGATAA
- a CDS encoding 2-oxoacid:acceptor oxidoreductase family protein → MAIRYNIRMAGVGGQGVVTASHIFSTAVINAGGESTIVPFYGSEKRMAPVESYVRVSNEPIYEIGEITFPHILMVFHPQCITHGKSYTNPFYYGLKKEGVVLINSNTPMNLEPDQAAELKDLGAKIYYLPATQMSLDVAGIDLATNMAMVGAIGAITGLSTIEATGTAVKDRFLGKGFVVSGGTAALDSVVERKFKKKAELIEKNLAVVKAGWDYAVDNGWTLGASSMADQTTNAANKAAKVSV, encoded by the coding sequence ATGGCTATTCGTTATAACATTCGTATGGCAGGCGTTGGTGGTCAGGGTGTGGTGACTGCATCCCATATTTTTAGCACAGCAGTCATCAATGCTGGGGGGGAGAGCACCATCGTTCCGTTTTATGGGTCTGAAAAGCGAATGGCTCCGGTAGAAAGTTATGTCCGTGTTTCAAATGAACCAATTTATGAAATTGGAGAAATTACCTTTCCCCATATCCTCATGGTCTTTCATCCACAGTGCATTACTCACGGAAAGAGCTACACAAATCCATTTTACTATGGGTTAAAAAAAGAGGGAGTCGTTCTTATCAATAGCAATACTCCAATGAATCTTGAACCGGATCAAGCGGCTGAATTGAAAGACCTGGGTGCCAAAATATATTACCTCCCAGCTACCCAAATGTCCCTGGATGTGGCAGGAATCGATTTAGCTACCAATATGGCTATGGTTGGAGCCATCGGCGCAATTACGGGACTCTCGACTATAGAGGCTACGGGTACAGCGGTAAAGGATCGATTTCTCGGAAAAGGATTTGTGGTATCAGGTGGAACTGCCGCACTGGATAGTGTGGTGGAAAGAAAATTCAAGAAAAAGGCAGAATTGATTGAGAAAAACCTAGCAGTTGTAAAAGCTGGGTGGGATTATGCGGTCGATAATGGGTGGACATTGGGAGCTTCCTCAATGGCTGACCAGACAACTAATGCCGCAAATAAAGCAGCTAAGGTTTCGGTCTAA
- a CDS encoding response regulator, which produces MAERILVVDDDKGVREALSEFLLSLGYTVVMAENGEEALNQYRKGDFDVIMADLIMPNMDGMELLRRIRDVKNDEVIFLMITGHPSIGTAVEAINRGADDYITKPFHLEDVRLRISKALEKQTLKGRLKTAQGLAWGLMLSIPLWLLLGIILVILFKG; this is translated from the coding sequence ATGGCTGAACGCATCTTGGTTGTGGATGACGACAAGGGAGTTCGGGAAGCCTTGTCAGAGTTCTTACTATCGTTGGGTTATACCGTCGTCATGGCCGAAAATGGAGAAGAGGCCTTGAATCAATATCGGAAGGGTGACTTTGACGTGATAATGGCGGACTTGATTATGCCCAATATGGATGGGATGGAGTTGTTGAGGCGTATTCGGGACGTCAAAAATGATGAGGTGATTTTTCTGATGATCACTGGACATCCTTCCATTGGCACAGCTGTGGAGGCTATTAATCGTGGGGCCGATGATTATATTACCAAACCCTTTCATCTCGAGGACGTCAGGTTGCGGATATCGAAAGCGTTGGAAAAACAAACCTTAAAAGGCCGCTTAAAAACAGCGCAAGGCTTGGCCTGGGGTTTAATGTTGTCCATACCTCTTTGGCTTTTATTGGGAATTATTCTGGTTATCTTGTTTAAAGGATAA
- a CDS encoding divalent-cation tolerance protein CutA, with protein sequence MEEIVVMVTVGSEGEAVNLSRMLVKNGLAACVNIIPGVRSIFQWDGQIAEEQEFLLLAKTVRRAYDQLLSAVKAHHSYQVPEIIALPIQFGSEEYLDWIRDAIKIESV encoded by the coding sequence ATGGAAGAAATCGTTGTAATGGTGACGGTAGGTTCCGAAGGAGAGGCTGTAAATCTGTCAAGGATGTTAGTGAAGAACGGATTGGCCGCATGCGTTAATATCATCCCGGGCGTGCGATCAATTTTCCAATGGGATGGGCAAATTGCTGAGGAACAGGAATTTTTGCTATTGGCCAAAACTGTGAGACGGGCCTATGACCAATTGCTTTCAGCGGTGAAAGCCCATCATAGTTATCAGGTTCCTGAAATCATTGCTCTCCCAATTCAGTTTGGGAGCGAAGAATATTTAGACTGGATTCGAGATGCAATTAAGATCGAATCGGTATGA